The Corynebacterium qintianiae genome has a window encoding:
- a CDS encoding excalibur calcium-binding domain-containing protein: MRKTCISLATAFALTVTSLSVAHSQESANLSTAATTTKAAPDDSSSSSSTSTEGSSELSDGAIAGIAVASILAVAGLIAGGGFWAIQQGLIPNPLPGIIPGPPAPAPAPAPAPAPAPAPAPAPAPAPAPSGAYYANCTAVWNSLGRPIRSHEAGYRPALDSNGDGVGCERDPR; encoded by the coding sequence GTGCGTAAAACTTGCATTTCCCTTGCCACCGCCTTTGCGTTGACTGTCACGTCCCTGTCGGTGGCCCACTCTCAAGAATCCGCGAATCTCTCCACCGCGGCCACTACGACCAAAGCTGCACCGGATGACTCTTCCTCCAGCTCGTCTACTTCAACGGAGGGTTCCAGCGAACTCTCCGACGGGGCGATTGCGGGAATCGCCGTTGCCAGCATCCTGGCCGTAGCGGGGCTGATTGCCGGCGGTGGGTTCTGGGCGATTCAGCAGGGGCTCATCCCCAACCCCCTGCCGGGAATCATTCCCGGGCCACCTGCTCCCGCGCCTGCTCCGGCACCGGCTCCTGCACCGGCGCCCGCTCCCGCACCCGCACCCGCCCCCGCACCTGCCCCGAGCGGTGCGTACTACGCCAACTGCACGGCAGTGTGGAACTCGCTGGGTCGGCCGATCCGCAGCCACGAAGCTGGTTACCGGCCCGCCCTGGATAGTAACGGCGATGGGGTCGGTTGCGAGCGCGACCCCCGCTAG